TGTATTGGTCGTTAGGATTAGGATCACATTACGAAAGTCAGCTTTTTTACCAGTGCTATCCGTAAGTGTGGCATGATCCATCACCTGGAGTAAAATATTATAAATATCTTCATGTGCTTTTTCGATCTCATCGAATAACAAAACACAGTGGGGATTTTTGGCAATGGCATCTGTAAGTTGACCCCCTTGGTCATATCCCACATATCCGGGAGGACTTCCAATCAGGCGAGACACAGAATGTTTTTCCATATACTCACTCATATCAAAGCGAAGAAATTCCACTCCCATTTTCTCTGCCAAAGTTTTTGCTACTTCTGTTTTCCCAACACCAGTGGGACCTACAAAAAGAAAACTACCTATGGGTTTTCCTTCGTCACTAAGACCGGAACGAGAATAGTGAATGGCATCTACCACTTGTTCTATGGCATGGTCTTGACCAAAAACAACGGACTTGATCTCAGAATCCAGATGTTCCAATTTCTTTTTGTCATCTGCCTTGACAGTTTTTTCCGGTATTTTGGCAATCTTTGCTACCAGGGTTTCAATTTCAGAGATCCCAACCTGTTTTCGAGGTTTTTCCTTTTTCTCATCGCGTAACTTGACAAAGGCGCCGGATTCATCCATTAAGTCGATGGCTTTGTCTGGTAAAAACCGGTCCCGAAGATGCAAACTGGATAAATCCACACAAGCCTCAATGGCCTTCACGCTGTAAGTGACTCCGTGAAAAGATTCGTATTTGGGTTTTAGACCTTTTAGAATTTCAATCGCATCTTCCCGAGAAGGTTCAGAGACTTCAATTTTTTGAAATCGTCTGGAAAGAGCATGGTCTTTTTCAAAGATCGATTTATACTCTTTATACGTGGTGGTTCCAATGCATTTTAATTCTCCATTGGCAAGGGCAGGTTTCATTAGATTGGAAGCATCTAAACTTCCCCCAGATACAGCACCGGCACCCACAATGGTATGAATTTCATCTACAAAGATAATACGTTCTGGTTTTCCGACGACTTCTTGTAAGATGGCCTTCAGGCGTTCTTCAAATTCTCCACGGAATTTGGTTCCCGCCATGACAAGACCCATGTCCAAAGAATAAATTTCCATATTCAAAAGGCTTTTGGGGACAAGACCTTTGACTACGCGTTCGGCGATTCCTTCCACAATGGAAGTTTTTCCCACACCCGCTTCTCCGACAAAGATGGGATTGTTTTTACGACGACGCGATAAAATATGAATGGTTCTTTCGATTTCTACTTCTCGCCCAATGCAAGGATCTAGTTTTCCTTGTTTGGCTCTTTCGGTAAGATTCACACAAAACTTTTCTAATGCAGATTTACGGGAGCTTGCGTCCGCTTCACCGGCATCCGTTTCTTCTGCAAACTCAGGTTCCTCGGAATCTTTTTCTTTTTTGATTCCATGGGAAATGTATTTGATTACATCGAGTCTGTTTACTTCTTGTTTGGCGAGAAGGTAATAGGCCTGGCTATCTTCCTCTCGAAAAAGTGCCACAAGCACATTGTTTCCGTCCACTTCGTCTTTGCCGGAATTTTGCACATGAAAGGCTGCAAACTGGATAACAAACTGAACTCCCACGGTATAACGCGGTTGGATTTTTAAATTGGGAACGGCGATTGTGGAAAGATCTTCTTCAAAATATTCGGTCAGCTCTTTTCGGAGGAGATCCAAATCACAACCCACATTCACTAGAACTTCTTTAGTTTTTTCATTGTAAGTAAGGCCATATAACAAATGTTCTAATGTAATAAATTCATGGTGGTATTTGGATGCTTCTTTTCCTGCAAGCTCCAGACTTTTTTCTAAATCGGTGGAAAGATTCATTCGTCCTCCTCTTTTGCCAACTGGCATTGTAATGGATGCCCTGCGTCTTCTGCCAGTTTGTGGACTTCCGCTACTTTGGTTCTTGCAATGTCTAAAGAATACACCCCACAAACTGCTGATCCCGAAGTATGCGCCTTCCACATAATTTGACGAGATTCTTCCATAGATTTCCGAAAAACATTAGCAAGAACATAAACGACAAATTCCTGAGGAGTGTAATCATCATTGATGAGAATCACCTTATAACGATCCGGTTTTTTCAATTTCTGCTTTTGTTTTTCTCTTTCGAGAAGTTCTACGTTCATGTCCGTGTAGGATTTTCTTTTTGGATCTGACATTATCCCTCCCGCAGAGCCTTAATAGGTGACTGCGCATTGTAAGCGGAAATATTTTCCCTTTCCATAGCAATCTCTCGTTCCAAATAGGATTCGATGGCGGCCCTGCCCTGTTCATTGTAAATATGATGCAAACTATACATAGGAACCGCTTCATACCCCCGAAGGAATTTATGTTCCCCTTGGGCCCCGGCTTCCACTCGTTCCATTTTATGCTCAATGGCAAAATCGATCAATCGGTAATAACAACATTCAAAATGCAAATTGGGAACATGCTCCAAAGCCCCCCAATACCTTCCAAATAAAAACCCATCTCGAAATACATTCCAACTCCCACCGATTGGTTTACCCGATGGATCCGATGCCAAAACTAACATAAGCCTATGGCGAAAGTGATGATACATTTCTATAAAAAATTGACGATTTAAGTAAGGTTGTCCCCATTTTTTGGAATGGGTGTCCTTGTAGAATTCATAAAATATATGTGCATGGTCTTCTGTAATTCCATCTCCAGTCAGAGTTTGAATGGTTAGCCCTGACTCAGAAATTTTCCGACGTTCTTGGCGGATGGTTTTTCTTCTATCCTTTACAAGTGTCGCTAAAAACTCCTCAAAATTCACAAAACCTTTGTTAAACCAATGGTATTGATGAGAGAGCCTAGGTGCAAATGAATTTGCGACACCTAGCTTTTGTTCTTCTTCTTTACAAAAAAGAATATGAACCGAAGAGGTTTCCTTTTCCTTTCCAAAGAGGATTAATCTTTGCAATAGATCTGAACTTAAAATCTCCCTTTGTTTGGTTGTTAGATCTGGATGGAGTAATATCCGACTTCCCGTCACGGGAGTGAAGGGAACTGCTACGGTCAGTTTTGGGTAATAAGGAATCCCTGCCCTGTGAAAGGCATTGGCCCATTGGAAATCAAAAATATATTCCCCGTAAGAATCAGTTCTTACATAAGCCGGTAGGACTCCGAAGAGTTGCCCTTCTCGCCTAGCAGAGATAAGGACTGGGGACCAGTCCGAATTTCCAATACAACCGGTCTTTTCTAATCCAAATAAAAATTCATATTCCTGAAAGACCGAATCTGGCGAAACCAGAAGGTTCCATTCTTCCTTCCTAAAGTCCTTAAAACTATGGGAGATCGCAATCTCAAATGATTCACTCAATGTAAACCTTAGACTCTAACTTACAACATCTTGTTTGTTTTGTTTCTTCCGAATGTGGTCAAGAAGCCGTTGCAAACTAGGATTTTCAGGATCTAACTCCAAAGCGGAACTGAGAATATTCTCTGCCCGATCCAAATTTTTATCCGCCAAGTAGGTTTGTCCCAAATTGATTAAATTTTTGACATGGTTCGGGTCACGAAGGCGCACTCGTTCCCCAAAATCAATTGCTGTTTTGACATCGGCAACTTTGCGAGCACAAAACGCAGTGATGTACATAATCTCCGTATCCATTGGTTTTAACAAACTGTAGTCTTTAGCCATTTTTTTGGCATTACCGTAGTCCTTTAATTTTAAATAGAGTTGGATGAATTTCTTTTTGATTTCAGGGATATTCTCTTCTAAGGAGTTGGCCTCCTCGAGATAGGCAACTGCTTCTTGTAAATCAGAGGATTCACTGGCTTCTTTTGCTTTTAGCAGAAGGGCTTGGATTTCTTTCAAACGCTCTTTCTCAATTTTGTAACGTTCTTTTTCTTCGATATAAGAAACGCGTAACAAGGATAAATCGTCGGTGAGACTTCCGTATTTAGCCAATTCATCATAAATTTTATCGAGCTCACCCTTTCCCGATTCCACAACTTTTAAGAATAACCTTTCATCTTCGTTGATCACTCGTTTACCATCGGCGGTATGGGAAATCAGTAAATCATCGCGACCATCGGAACCGGCAATCAGAATGTCTCCGGGTTCTAGCTGGAAGGTTTTGATATAAAGATTTCCCTGAACTCCTGAAGTTCCTAATTTTCGAAACATCAATTCATTTTCAATAAAACTGGCAATCCCATCTCGATAAAGAACCATCCACGGATGTTCTGCATTGATAAAGTATAATAGACCCGTATCATTATCGATCAGTCCAAGTACAAGCGAAACAAGCATAGACCCGTCAAAACCTTCAAAGATCTTATGAAGTTCTAAAAATGTATTTTTGATCCAACGTTCTGGATAAGTATTTCTGGCCTCACCCAAAAGTTGGGTCCTTGTGATGATAGACTCAAAAACAGAACCAAGAACAAGTGCACCACCAGCACCCTGCATTGATTTTCCCATAGCATCAGCATTCAGAAAAACTGTATAGGAACGATTGTTTAGGAAAATTTGGTTGGCGATATTTAAATCTCCACCGATTTCCTTTTCATATTGACGGAAGGTAAATTTTTTCTTTTGTTCTAGTAAAAAATCAATATGGACATTATCATGTTTCGCATGATTTGCGTTAAATGGCTGTAACAAAAGAGAAGTTAAAAAATAGTCTCCATCTTGTTGGTGTTTTAAGGATTGGACTTCCTTAAGTGTATTTTCCAATTCCTTGGTACGTTCCTGCACCTTAACTTCCAATTGGTCCGCATACTGTTCCAATTTTTTCCTTGCGGCTTGGATGGAGCGAACCATTCGGTTGAAGGAACGTGCCATAAACCCAATATCATCTTCTACATGAACCGTAAGGCGATGTTCTAAGTTTCCGGAATTTACCTCAGTCAAACCTTCGATGATTTGTTCAATAGGCCTTAGGAGTGCAATAAGAAAGAATAACCTGTATCCAAAAATCACAAGAACAGCCAGGGATAAAACACCAATGATCCAAGGAAGTGTCACCTCCTCTTGGAATTCCCGGTAATCTAGGTATGGGTATCCCACTTCATGAACAAGTCCGTTTGCTTTGTCGACTATCAAATAACTTACGTAAAACGAATATTCTGGATTGTTTTCTGGAAATTTTACGCGGCCTCGATAGTTTCTGTCACCATGGTTTGGCATAGGTGAAAACATCTGGTCAAGGATTTCCGATTTTTTCTCTTCTGGGAGATTAGAATCAAGGACGGATCGTGCCTCTCCATAAAAACCGGATAGAGGTCCCTCTTTTTTAGAAACAAGAGAATCTGCATTATCCGAAAAATTCTTCGCCGGTATTTCTCTTAGTTTGTTCCTTGTGTAGAGAATTTTCCTTTTTTCCGATTCTAATTCATGAATTAAGATTTCCGGTTTTGTCACGGTGTCTAATGCCAATAATCTTTTGATTTCTGCCGCATAACCTTTACTTGTGTTTGGAAGTGACGAAAGTAGGTTCTCTGTTTTTTCTTTCCAGTCCTTACTTTGTTTGTAGGAGAGGATAGTTTCCAAAGCCCAATAATTCCAATACTCTGATTCATAACCTTCAGGGTCGACCGCAGATTCTGTTGCTCCTTTTTTCCGAACAAATTCTTTTTGATTGGTATCATAAGTATAATGAAAACTAGGAACTTGATCTGTTTCTAAACCAGCAATAAAATTCTTGGCTCTGGCCGTATGTACCATATCATAATTAGCTTCCGATTGCTGGATAACAACATATGCAACCAATTGTAATACTAACAAAAACGAAGCAAGTGAGATCCCTATGATCCGTGAGATAATCGTTGTTTTATCTTTTGTGTTATTGATATAGACAACATTGGCAACAAACAGACCAACAACCAATACAAGATCCGTGATGGTTTGGTATATACCCCGTCCAATCGCACCGTCTCTCGACTGGGCATTCATAATCCCCGGAATGATGGTTACGAGGATAAATGCAATCAGGATGCTTATCGTAGCAAACCTTGATTCTTTAGGCATTTTAAAAATCTGAACTAATGCAACCAAAGAAAAGGTAACAAAAAAAACTAAAACGATGACCGCATAAACTTTATAGAAGGCAAGAACTGGAAAGTCCCAATAATGCCCACTAAAGAAATACAATCTACCGGCCGTTAGGCTAATGTAGACAAAATACCCAGTAACGAGCACAACAATGGAGTTCATTAACCAAAAAAGATATTTTTTTAATCTGGGAAAGTATACTTCTGGATAACTTAAGAAAAAACTAGTAAGGTAAGAAGCACCGGCCATCGCACCAATGATCACAAGCCATCGCATATAGGCGGCAGCAGGTCCCATAAAGGAAAAATTAATCATGTAACCTAAATGGAAGAGCCCAAGCCAAAGAGTTCCCATACCCAATTGGTAGGTTGCCTCTGATTTTTCTTTAACCGTTAAAAAAAATTGTGCATTGTAAAAAGTAAAAATCACACCGACAAGCGAGCCGAATGT
The sequence above is drawn from the Leptospira sp. WS4.C2 genome and encodes:
- the clpA gene encoding ATP-dependent Clp protease ATP-binding subunit ClpA, producing MNLSTDLEKSLELAGKEASKYHHEFITLEHLLYGLTYNEKTKEVLVNVGCDLDLLRKELTEYFEEDLSTIAVPNLKIQPRYTVGVQFVIQFAAFHVQNSGKDEVDGNNVLVALFREEDSQAYYLLAKQEVNRLDVIKYISHGIKKEKDSEEPEFAEETDAGEADASSRKSALEKFCVNLTERAKQGKLDPCIGREVEIERTIHILSRRRKNNPIFVGEAGVGKTSIVEGIAERVVKGLVPKSLLNMEIYSLDMGLVMAGTKFRGEFEERLKAILQEVVGKPERIIFVDEIHTIVGAGAVSGGSLDASNLMKPALANGELKCIGTTTYKEYKSIFEKDHALSRRFQKIEVSEPSREDAIEILKGLKPKYESFHGVTYSVKAIEACVDLSSLHLRDRFLPDKAIDLMDESGAFVKLRDEKKEKPRKQVGISEIETLVAKIAKIPEKTVKADDKKKLEHLDSEIKSVVFGQDHAIEQVVDAIHYSRSGLSDEGKPIGSFLFVGPTGVGKTEVAKTLAEKMGVEFLRFDMSEYMEKHSVSRLIGSPPGYVGYDQGGQLTDAIAKNPHCVLLFDEIEKAHEDIYNILLQVMDHATLTDSTGKKADFRNVILILTTNTGAQESSKPLLGFDTDRYDDRSLKAIERTFTPEFRNRLTAVVEFNVLSISVVELVVKRMFRSLQAKAEEKGIHLELSEKAVRYLAETGYDKAMGARPIQRILNSEIGKPLSKKILFHKDKVNRYLVDVIKKEGKEILEIQEVNS
- the clpS gene encoding ATP-dependent Clp protease adapter ClpS, encoding MSDPKRKSYTDMNVELLEREKQKQKLKKPDRYKVILINDDYTPQEFVVYVLANVFRKSMEESRQIMWKAHTSGSAVCGVYSLDIARTKVAEVHKLAEDAGHPLQCQLAKEEDE
- a CDS encoding GNAT family N-acetyltransferase, translated to MSESFEIAISHSFKDFRKEEWNLLVSPDSVFQEYEFLFGLEKTGCIGNSDWSPVLISARREGQLFGVLPAYVRTDSYGEYIFDFQWANAFHRAGIPYYPKLTVAVPFTPVTGSRILLHPDLTTKQREILSSDLLQRLILFGKEKETSSVHILFCKEEEQKLGVANSFAPRLSHQYHWFNKGFVNFEEFLATLVKDRRKTIRQERRKISESGLTIQTLTGDGITEDHAHIFYEFYKDTHSKKWGQPYLNRQFFIEMYHHFRHRLMLVLASDPSGKPIGGSWNVFRDGFLFGRYWGALEHVPNLHFECCYYRLIDFAIEHKMERVEAGAQGEHKFLRGYEAVPMYSLHHIYNEQGRAAIESYLEREIAMERENISAYNAQSPIKALREG
- a CDS encoding SpoIIE family protein phosphatase, with the protein product MDSWGNIAFDFYTFGSLVGVIFTFYNAQFFLTVKEKSEATYQLGMGTLWLGLFHLGYMINFSFMGPAAAYMRWLVIIGAMAGASYLTSFFLSYPEVYFPRLKKYLFWLMNSIVVLVTGYFVYISLTAGRLYFFSGHYWDFPVLAFYKVYAVIVLVFFVTFSLVALVQIFKMPKESRFATISILIAFILVTIIPGIMNAQSRDGAIGRGIYQTITDLVLVVGLFVANVVYINNTKDKTTIISRIIGISLASFLLVLQLVAYVVIQQSEANYDMVHTARAKNFIAGLETDQVPSFHYTYDTNQKEFVRKKGATESAVDPEGYESEYWNYWALETILSYKQSKDWKEKTENLLSSLPNTSKGYAAEIKRLLALDTVTKPEILIHELESEKRKILYTRNKLREIPAKNFSDNADSLVSKKEGPLSGFYGEARSVLDSNLPEEKKSEILDQMFSPMPNHGDRNYRGRVKFPENNPEYSFYVSYLIVDKANGLVHEVGYPYLDYREFQEEVTLPWIIGVLSLAVLVIFGYRLFFLIALLRPIEQIIEGLTEVNSGNLEHRLTVHVEDDIGFMARSFNRMVRSIQAARKKLEQYADQLEVKVQERTKELENTLKEVQSLKHQQDGDYFLTSLLLQPFNANHAKHDNVHIDFLLEQKKKFTFRQYEKEIGGDLNIANQIFLNNRSYTVFLNADAMGKSMQGAGGALVLGSVFESIITRTQLLGEARNTYPERWIKNTFLELHKIFEGFDGSMLVSLVLGLIDNDTGLLYFINAEHPWMVLYRDGIASFIENELMFRKLGTSGVQGNLYIKTFQLEPGDILIAGSDGRDDLLISHTADGKRVINEDERLFLKVVESGKGELDKIYDELAKYGSLTDDLSLLRVSYIEEKERYKIEKERLKEIQALLLKAKEASESSDLQEAVAYLEEANSLEENIPEIKKKFIQLYLKLKDYGNAKKMAKDYSLLKPMDTEIMYITAFCARKVADVKTAIDFGERVRLRDPNHVKNLINLGQTYLADKNLDRAENILSSALELDPENPSLQRLLDHIRKKQNKQDVVS